The region GATGATCAATTCTGCCCTCGACCGGGTCGCGTCGCCGCCGATCGCCGAAGCCGAAAGCTGGCTGCAAGGGGCGGCACCGGCGACCAACGCGGCGCCCCTCGATTTGGCCCAGGCGGTCCCCAATTACGACCCGGCACCCGAACTGCTCGACTATCTCGCCGGCGCTGTGCGCGAACCGGGAACCGCATTCTACACACCGATCCTGGGTCTCGACGCCCTGCGCGAATCACTCGCCGCGTCCCTGTCCGGCGAATATGGCGCCCCGATATCGGCGGCGGAAACCACGATCACCACCGGCTGCAACCACGCCTTCTGCATGGCCACTCTCGCCGTCGCCGGGGCGGGCGATGAGGTCATCCTGCCGGAACCGTTCTATTTCAATCACGACATGTGGTTCGACATGCAGGGGATCGCGACGGTTCCCCTGCCCTGCCGGCCGGGCACCGAGGGCATGGTGCCGGACCCCGAGGAAGCAGCGGCCCTGATCACGCCGCGCACGCGCGCTATCGTGCTGATCACGCCGAACAATCCGACCGGCACCATCTATTCCAACGCCCGGCTCAAGGCGTTTTATGACCTCGCGGCGAACCACGGTCTCGCTCTCGTCATCGATGAGACCTACAAGGATTTCCGCCCCGCCGACGGTGGTGACGAACCGCAGCCGCCGCATACCTTGTTCCAAGAAGAGGGCTGGCGGGACACGCTCATCCAGCTCTACAGTTTCTCCAAGGCCTTCAGCCTGACCGGCTACCGCGTCGGCTCGCTGGTTACCGGCGAGAGGATCATGGCGGCGGTGGCAAAGATCGCCGACACCATTACCATCTGCCCGCCCCATATCGGCCAACTGGCGGCGCTCTATGGGCTCGAACACTTGACCGCATGGCGGGAGGAGAAACGCGCCCGGGTGCTGGGCCTGATCGACGCCCTGGACGACGCCTTCCAACGCCACCGCCCGCCCTATGATCTGGTCTCTCGTGGCGCATTCTTCGCCTACCTGCGCCATCCCTTCGCCGGCACATCGTCGATCGATGTCGCCAAGCGGCTGGCCGCGGACCAGCGCCTGCTGGTGCTGCCCGGCGAGTTTTTCGGCGAGAGCCAAAGCGAATATCTGCGCGTCGCCTTCGCCAACGCCGACACCGGGCAACTCGACGAGCTCGCCAGCCGACTGGCGCGCTTGGGGTAGTCAGGAGTCGGGGCCCCGCACCCTCACCGCAATCCGCTAGTCCTCGAAGGCGAAGATCCGCTTCCAGTCGTTCTTCATGCTGATGACGACCCAGCCCTGCATCATTGCCTCGTCGTAGAGCGCCTGGGTGAACCTGCCCACTCTGGTGTCGGGCAGCGACTGGGCAGGCCCGTAGGCATACTCGCGCTCGGCGTCGTCATGCAATACGAGCATCGCCAGACGCGCGCCATCGCCGGCGTTCGTGTATTCCAGCATCTCCCGATCACCGGTCGAATTGCCGAATGCCGCGTGCGGCCGGCGCCCGATCATTAGGTGGATGCCCTCGGCCTTGCCCGCGTCGTTGACGTGAATGTAAGTCTTCGGTTCCCGGATAAGAACCGGCTTGCCATGCTTGTCATAAGTATAGGACGTGCGCTGGGCGGTGCCGACCACCTGCTCGGGCGGAACGCCGTAGACCCGCTCGGCATATACCCGCACGAAATCCTGTCCACCGCCGGTGACGATGTAGGTCTTGAAGCCGGCGGCGCGCAAGTATGCCAACAGCTCCTGCATGGGGAGGTAGGTGAGATCGGTATAGGGCCGTCGCCAGCGCGGGTGCCTGGCGGTGGCGAGCCATTGCTGCACCTCGGCGTTGAATACCTCGACACTCATTCCGGTCGTCGTCGCGTCGAGCGTCGTCATGAAATCGTGCATCGGCAGCTTTGCGACTGCCGCCGCGGTGTCGGCGAGCACGCTTTTGAACGGCTCGATCTCGGCGAGCTCGGGTTTTTCCTTTACCACCGCCGGGACGCGGTCGGCGCTGAACATCAGCCCGGCATACATGGGGTGCGAAACCCACAGCGTGCCATCCTGGTCGAAGGCGGCGACGCGCTCGGCCGCGGGTACGAAATCCGTACTCGACTCGTCGGTCGTCGTCCGCACGAACTCGATGATCGCGCGCTTGGCCGCGCCGTCGTTCCACGACGGAAGCGGGTCGCTCTGCGCGAGTGCCAGCGTCGCCAAAGCGAGGTAAGTAGCGAGCGCGAGCATGACGGCCGGTATGCGGTGGAGATGTGGAAACATGATAGCCCCTAGGGATCCGATTCGCGAAACGCCGTCGCGATGAATTCGGCGCCGGCGACCAGGCCGAACTCGTCGATGCCGTGCTGGACCCGCGGCCGGCGGTGCCACTCGACGGCGACGCCGGCGGCGCTGAGCCCGTCGACCGTGGCGGGCAAGGCGGCGACCGGAACCACCGGATCGTCCTCGCCGTGGACCAACAGGACCGGCGGTTTCGAACGGGCCTCCACGGTCAGCGTTTCGCCGCCGATCAGCAGCCCGGAATAGCCGACGACGGCGGCGCAGCCGCGCGGCCGCCGTAGCGCCACATAGAGCGCCATCATGGTGCCCTGGGAAAACCCGATCAAGGCCAGCCGGTCGTCGCCGAGGTTGCGTTCGGCGAGCGCCGCATCGAGATAGGCGTCGATCGCCGGCGCCACGCCCTTGGCGCCGCGCAGCATCTCGTCTGGGCTCATGTCGGAAAGCGGAAACCATTGCCGGCCCATGGGGTTGGCGTCGCAGGGTTCGGGCCCGTTCGGCGACAGAAACTCCGCATCGGGCAAGAATCGCGACATCGGCGGAGCGAGGCCAATGAGATCATTGCCGTCGGCGCCCCAGCCGTGCAGCAGGACGACCAATTGACGCGGCGCTCCGCCGCTGGCGGGGCCAAAGCCGGGCCCGTCGAGGGCGGGAGAGTCGGGCATGCGGGATCCTTTCCGTGGCGCCGTTTTCCTATCCGAATTCACCCATTGCCGCCAGCCCGAAGAAAGCCGATATCATGACAACACGCGAATGGCGAATAGGAGGGCAGGATGGACGGAACGGCACCGGGCTACGCCAAGCATCCGGGTTATCGCATCGCTTTCGAGCCGAGCGCCAAACGGGTGCGGGTCGAATTCGGCGGCGAGATAGTGGCAGATACGACGGCGGTGCGCCTGCTCCATGAGACCAAACACCTGCCGGTCTATTACTTCCCGCGCGACGACGTGCGCATGGACCTGCTGAGCGCGACCGATCATCGGTCCTATTGTCCGTTCAAAGGCGAGGCGTCCTATTGGACCGTCGGCGCCGGCGGCCGAACGGCCGAGAACGCGGTGTGGAGCTATGAAGACCCCTACGACGAGGTGGCGGAAATCGCCGGCTACATGGCCTTCTACTGGGACCGCATGGACGCCTGGTACGAAGAGGACGAGAAGGTCTTCGTCCACGCCCGTGACCCCTATACGCGGATCGATATCGTGCGCAGCGCGCGGCCGGTGCAGGTCGTGGTCGACGGCGAGGTGTTGGCCGAAACCGAACGCGCGCTGTTCCTGGTCGAGACCGGCCTGCCGGCGCGCTACTACATCCCGCGCGATGACGTGCGGCTGGACCGGCTCTCGCCCAGCGACCGCACCACGCAATGCCCCTACAAGGGAACCGCGATCTACTGGTCGGTCGATAACGGGAACCAGGCCCACGCGGACATCGTCTGGAGCTATCCCGACCCGGTCGCCGAGGTCGCGCGGATCAAGGATCACTTGTGCTTTTTCAACGAGCGGGTCGACGCCATCTCGATCGACGGCCTGGCCGAGGCAAATCCCAAGACCAAGTGGTCCTGAAAACCGGGCCAGCGAGCTCGCGTTTCGTTCCTGGCTTAGATCGCGCCGCCTTCGCGGTCGTTGAGGTGGTGGTAGTAGTGCCACATGAGATGGGCGGCGGCGCCACGCCACGGCCGCCAGGGTTCGGCCACGGCAACCAACTTAGCCCGTTTCGGTGTCCCCTTCAGACCCTTCATATGGATCACCGCCTTGGCCAAGGCGAGGTCGTCGATCGGCCACACGTCGGCACGGCCAAGAGCGAACAGCAGGTAGATCTCGGCACTCCAGCGACCGATGCCTTTGACCTCGATGAGTCGGTCGATCGCCTCCTCTTCCTCCAACTGCGCCAGGCCGTCGAGGTCGAGGGCGCCGCTCGCGACGTGACGGGCAAGCGCGCGGGAATACTCGATCTTCTGACGACTCAATCCCATCTTGCGCAGAGTGGTCGTTCTGAGCCGGGCGAATTTTTCCGCCGACATCGGCTGGCAGCCGCCTTCGACGCGGCCCCATATGGCGCGTGCCGCATGGGTCGAAACCTGCTGCCCGACGATGGTCCGCAAAAGCGCCGGAAATCCCATCTCCGCTCGACGCAGGGCGGGCCTGCCGGCGGCCGTGAGCGCGCGCGCGATATCGGGATCGCGAGCCGCCAGTTCATCGAGCCCGCGAGCGAGCGAGGTTTTGGTCAGCTGTCGTTTCATAGTTCGCGCCGCACCGAGATTTGCCCCCGAAGACAGCGCGCGATGGTATAGGAACATCGCGTTGGCCGCGATACAGAGATCATGATCTGCACCAGATTCGCTCCCAGCCCGACCGGACACCTTCATCTCGGTCACGCCTATTCGGCGCTGTTCGCCTGGCGCGCGGCCCGCGAATCGGGAGGGCGCTTCCTGCTGCGCATCGAAGACATCGATCGCGGCCGGTGCCGAACGGAATTCGACGACGCCATTGTCGAAGACCTCGCCTGGCTCGGCCTCGACTGGGACGGGCCGGTGCGCCGCCAGTCCGCGCATTTCACTGATTATCGCGCCGCGCTCGATGCCCTCATCACTGCCGGACTGCTCTATCCGTGTTTCTGCACCCGCAAGGACATCCAACGTGAGATCGCGACGATCGGCGCCGCGCCCCATGGCCCGGACGGTCCGACATATCCGGGTACCTGCCGCGAGCTGGCGCCCGACGAACGGGCGGCGCGGATGGAGACCGGAGCGGCCTATGCCCTCCGTCTCGACATGGCGGCCGCGGCCGCCGCCGCCGGCCCGCTGACCTGGACCGACCGGGAGGCCGGCGAGGTGACGGCAAAGCCGGGGGCGTTCGGCGATGTCGTGCTGGCGCGGAAGGATACGCCGACGAGCTATCACCTGTCGGTTACCGTCGACGACGCGGTGCAGAACGTGACACTGGTGACCCGGGGCTGCGACCTGATGCCGTCGACCCACATACACCGCCTGCTCCAGGCCCTGCTCGGCCTGCCGACCCCGGACTATCACCATCATCCGCTGATCACCGATGCCGAGGGCCGCCGCTTCGCCAAACGCGACCGGCCGCCGACCTTGCGTGACCTGCGCGAAAACGGCGTCACCGCCGACGAGGCCGCGGCGATCGCGGCCGATGGCCAGATTGCGGCCTATTCATTCAGCATCCAGCCATAGGACGTTCCGGCGAGAACCGACTTCACCTCGGCGAAGTTCTCGATCGTCTCGCGCAGCGGATAGGGATTGGCCCGGGCGTATTTGACGGCGACCGGCAATGCCGAAAGCCCCAGATACCGGCATGTCTTGTCATAGGCGATGCGCGGATCGTCGGCGATGTCGTTCTCGTAGACCAAAGAGAGCGCGGCAGACCCCGCGAGGGCCGAGCGCAAAGCGGCGAATTCGGCTTCCACCTGCGCCAATCCGGCCACCAAGGGGAGCCGGCCTTCCGAAAAACGGGCTTCGTCCACATCGATCGTGACCCGCCGCCGCGGCGCGCACATGTGACGGCGGTGATGGCGGTGGCCGCCGAAATGAACCGCGGTCCGCGACACGATACTGCGCAGGACGTTACGGCGCTGTAGAACGATGAAATGGCTGATCCCGGCCGCGGCGAGAAGCTCTATCAAGCCCGGCCAATCGCGACCGAAAGTTTCCGGTCCGTGGAGCTGCAATTCGAAGCCATAAAACCGCCGTCCCGCCCGGCCCATGCGCCGGCGCAAAAAGACGGCCGGCTCGGTTTGCTCCCGCCACAGGCCATGGTTCGGATTGAACACCTCGTGATCCCAGAAGATCTCCCGATTGTCGCCGAGCATATGCCCGAGCACGGTGCTACCCGAACGCCCGGCATGGAACATGACGACGTTTCCCGGCCGGTCGGCGGGGATCGGCCGGCCGGGTATCATGGCATCGATATATTTGAATGCCCGATAGGCCGAACCGCTAACACGCTTGGTCAGCGAGGCCGAGTTCCGGCTCATGGATTGCCCTTCCCCGCGCCGGCTACTGGCGCAGGCCGCGAACGATTTCGAGGTAGTCGGGATGATCCGGCGGGATGAGGCCGTGGCGGACCGCGAAATCGATGATGACCAGGTTGCAGTTGAACTTGAAATCGGATGTCTCGGCGACGACCCGAAGCACCTCGTCGGCCGGCCACAGATAAAACTCGGCGATCTCGCCGTCGGTGTTGCGTGGGGTGAAATCCGGCGGCAATTCCAGGTCGTAACAGAACTGCACGTCCGGCTTCAGGCCCTCTTCGGTCTCGGCGCAATAGGTGATCGCGCCGACGGCGCGCGCAGTGCGGGCGATCGCCTCCGGGACAGCCGCCTCCTCTGCCGCTTCCTTGACCAGGTTGTCCATCAGCCCAATGCCCAGCGGTTGGCCGCCGGCGATCATATTGTCAAGCATACCGGGATAGGTCGGTTTGTCGGGTGATCGCCTGCCGACCCACATCCGAATCTCGCCGCCGTCGCGGACAAACCCATTGACGTGAACGCCATAGGCGCGAACGCCGAACAAGGGCACCGCTGCGCGCTCCATTCTCAACAATGGCGGCGCCGTGAAGGAGAGCGAAACCGGATAAGCCTCGTCTCGCCAGGTGGTGACCGTGCCGTCTTCGGCGAGGATCCGCAGGACCTTTTCGACCGTCTCGGAGCGCTCCTCGAAACCGCGTATGTCCGGGTTCAGGGTCACCGAATCGACGAGCACTGTAAACACCTCGGGGAGTTCGCGCAGGCGTTCCGCCATCGTCTCGCCGACCCATCCGACCCCGTGGCCATCGACGAAGAACCGGCGGTAGCGTGACAGGTCCGCGTTGTTGCACGCTGCGATGCGGTCGAGGAAGCTCATCCGCCGACGGGGGTATAGTCGTAAGCGCCGATGCCCTGTACCAGGACGAAACAGCAATCGCTATCGCCGCCGTTGCTGACCCGGTGAGCCGTCTTCGGCTCGAGGGTCAGTCGTTCGCCCGGTTGCAACCGGTGTTCCTCGCGCGGCGCACGCGATTCGACCACCAACGCACCCTTGGCGCAGGTGAAATTCTCGGTGACTTGGCTGTGGAAATGCCAGGGGATGACATCGCCGGCGGCGAGCGTAACGTGCAAGGCGCGCAGATCCATCGTTTCGGCGATGATCGTCGTGTTCTTGATCTCGTATTGGCCATCCCAAGGCCGGCTTCCGATGTCGTTCATGGCGCGGCTTCCCTCCTATCGTCACGTTGGCCAAATATCATAGCGCGATTCGGACGGCGCCTCACCGGCCGCCTCGCCCAAACCTCAACAGAATCGATTCTACGCCGAATTATCCGCGTTGATAGCATCAAGAAACGATTTGCCGAAATCCTTGAGCTTCTTCGGACCAACGCCGCCAACCTGAATCATTTGTTCAAGAGTTGCCGGTCGCAATCGGCACATATCATGCAAGGTCGCGTCGGAAAAAATCACAAACGCCGGCACGCCCCGCTCAAGGGCGAACTCACGTCGCAGCGCCTTTAACCGCGTTAGCAGTTCTGTGTCGATATCATCCACTGACTGCAACGATAGATGCGCCCGCTTCGATGTCTTTGCCGATGCCGTTGGCTTTGGAATCTCACGGAAGTAGAAATGATCTATGCCCTTCAAAACCGCTTCGCCCTTTTGCGAAAGTTTCAGGCCGCCAAAGCGTTCGATATCGATCGAAAGGTAACCGCCCGCGACCGCCTGTCGGATAAAGGCCCGCCAGAAGCTCTTGGGGTGTGACTGGCCGGCGCCGAAATTCGGCAGCTGATCGTGCCCGCGAGCGTGGATCTTCTCCGAGGTGCTGCCAACCAAGACGTCTATGATATGTGCCGCGCCAAACCGCTGTCCGGTTCGAGCGATGGCGGATAGGAGCATTCGCGCCTCCGTCGTGCCATCGATAACCGTCGGCGGATCAAGGCAAACATCACAATTCGCGCAAGGCGATGATGCTTCGCCAAAGTATGCGAGAAGGGCGACTCGGCGACACTGGGTCGCCTCGCAATAGGCCAAGAGTGAATCCAGTCGCTTGTGTTCGCGGCGCTTGTGGTCTTCGTCCGAGGCTTCCTGATCAATGAACCGGCGGCGCATTCGGATGTCATCCAAGGCATATAGCATTTGAACTTCAGCCGCTTTTCCGTCACGCCCCGCGCGCCCGATCTCCTGGTAGTAAGCCTCCATGCTACCGGGCAGGTTTAGGTGCAAGACGTGGCGGATATCCGATTTATCGATCCCCATGCCAAAGGCGATGGTCGCCACCATGATCACGCCCTCTTCGGCCATAAAAATCTCCTGGTTCTCTCTGCGCGCCCCTGCGGGTAGTCCGGCGTGATAGGGCAGCGCCCGGTAACCTTCTTTCGCAAGCAGGGCCGCCACCTCCTCGGTCAAGCGGCGGGACAGGCAATACACGATTCCCGCACCATTTCGCCGAGGTTCCAAGAAATTGAATAGTTGCCGGCGCCAGTCGGTCTTGGGCGCTACGCCGAGCCGCAAATTTGGTCGGTCGAAACCGAACACAATGATTTCGCCACGCCCGCCGAAGATTTTCTTGTTTATGTCCTGGCGTGTCGCACTATCCGCGGTCGCAGTAAAGGCAGCCAGCGTTGCCGTCGGAAATCGGTCCTTGAGCTCTGACAATGTTTCATATTCCGGGCGAAAACTGGCTCCCCACTTGGAAATGCAATGGGCCTCGTCGACGACGAACATTGCCGGATCTACGGCATCGAGCGCGGCAAGCATTCGGTCCGTCATGAGGCGCTCCGGCGACATGTAGAGCAGCTTAGCCGCACCCGCCTGAACGCGCCGCCAATCCTCGACGTTCTCCGCACGCGAGCGGCCGGAATGGATACAGCCGACGTCAATCCCGTTGGCTTTTAGCGCCGCAGCTTGGTCATCCATGAGCGCTACCAGCGGCGAAACAACTATTGTTGGGCGGTCGTTCAGCAGAGCCGATAGTTGATAGCACAGGGACTTACCCGCCCCCGTCGGCATAACGACGAGTGTATGAGCGCCCGCCAGCAAACGTTTGACAATCTCCCGCTGGCCCGGTCGAAAAACCGGAAAACCAAATATCGATTTCAGCAATTGCTCCGGCGCGTTCCTCACTTGCGGGGCCTCCTGGCGGAATCATGAACGTTGTTGCCTGATCGCGGTAAGTCCGATGCCGGTTCAATTATGGAAGCAAATAACGCTCCCTTCCATTTCCGCCGCCCAATCTTGGCCATAAGAGAGTTTCATTCTTCGCAATGAGTATCGTCTACGGCTAAAGCGCTCGAATTCCATCGAGTGGAACTTGGGTTGCTAAAAAGTGACCCTCGTTATGATCGCGCATTCGTTGTTCGATGGCAGGGTCACCGCGCCACGTTCTCGAGATGCAGCAGGATTTCACGATTGACCGCTTCGCCATGGGTGATCGGACCCATATGGCGCGCGCCTTCGATGGTGGCGAGATGGGCAGCATCGATGGTGGCGGCGACCAATTCGGCAATGCGCGCGGTGGTCGCGTTGGTCGCCCCACCCCGCGCGACCAAGGTCGGGACAGCGATCGCGGCCATGTCGGCAAGGGAGAAATCGACCGCGAAGCCGATCGCCCATTCGGCGGCGACCTTGTCCGCCGATTGAAGGACACGGGCGCGGACATTGTCCGGCAGCGCCGCCCACGCGCCGTCACCGTTCCAATAATCGACATAGCCACCGACACCGGGTGCCGGGTCGCCCCGCGCGACGGCGGCGATAAAGTTATCGCCGATCCGCCGTATCTCGTCGTGAAGCGCGGTCTCGCCGGCCAATTCGAGGATCGAGAAGAGCACCGGCTCGTAAAGCACGAGACTACGCAACGGAAGCGCATCCGCCATCGCCATCCGCAACGAGATCGCCGCCCCATAGGAATGGCCGACGAGATGAATTGGCGCGCCGGCGATGTCGGCGAGCGCCCGCACCAGGGCAAACTCGTCTTCGGCATCGAGCGCCGCGCCGGCGGGCCACGGCTCGCTGTCGCCGTAGCCGAGCAGGTCCGGCGCCAGCGCACGGTAGCCGCGCGCCCGCAACTCCTCGACCAACAGCGACCATTGCGCGCCGCTGCTCGACGAGCTGTGTAGAAGCAGGACCGGTTCGCCGTCGCCCGAATCCAAATAGGCGACCCGGCGTCCGCGGACTAGCGTCGTCGGCACGTTCCCTCCTCCGAGACGTCGTTCAGGCCCGCTTGGCGTAGCCTTTTTCCGAGGTCAGGACGGTTTCCACATAGGCCAGCTGGCGCAGGCAACGGGCGACGTAGTCCGTTTCCTCGGCCGCCATGCCGGCGACCTGAATATCGATATGCAGTTCGTCTCCCGCGACCCCGCTAAGCAGGCTGTGCCACGAATTGGGAACCAGCCCACGCTTGGCAAACATTCCGAGGACCCGCGGCATGACCCCCGGCTCGGCCACGGCGCAGACATAGAAACAGGCGGTGGGTTGAAAATCAGTCGATGTCGTCGATGACATGATACGCAAACTCCCTTGCATCAGGATTCCGGCAAACAGCACGTCCCGGACGCCCCGTGGGCGCCGGGCCGTTAATTCGCCGGATGAGAGCTCGCGTTGTCATGCGAAAGACCTTAACGCCCCGCCGGTTAACCGTCAATAAACCGCGCGCGGAATTCGTCGACCTTGTCGAGCAGGCGCTGGATATCGGCCCACTCGGTATACGGATTGAGCAGGACCGCCCGCAACCAGCGGCGACCGAGGAGGCGGGGGAGGGAGAGAAAGATTCGCGCCTCGGCGAGCAGCGCCCGCTGAAGCTCGGCATTCAGTCGGTCGGCCTCCGTCTCGTCGCCGGGCGGGACCAAACGAAAGCAAACCAGATTGGTTTGGGGTCGGCAAGCAACGGCGACCCCGCTGCGCTGCGCGAGCTGTGACGCCAGCCGCGTCGCGTGACCGATCCCGGCCTCGATCAATGAATCGAATCCCTGCCGCCCGATATGCTGAAGGGTGAGCCACAGCTTGAGCACTTCGGCGTGTCGCGTCCCCTGGAGCGACAGCTCTCCCAGATTAACGAACCCGTTGGTCTCCGCCATGTAGGGCGCGTCGATGCGAAACGATTGGAGCAGCGTATCGTTGTCGCGAAATAGGACGCACGCGCAGGTCTTGGCGACATAAAGCCACTTCTGCGGATTGAAGGTGATCGAGTCGGCGGCCTCGATGCCGGCGATCAGTGGCGCGGCAGACTTCGAAAACGCCAATCCCCCGCCATAGGCGGCGTCGACATGGAGCCAAACACCGTGGCGCCGGGCGATTTCGGCGATCGGCGGCAGAGGGTCGATGCTGCCGGTGATCGTGGTGCCGACAGTGGCGACCATCGCCATCGCGACGCCGCCGGCGGCGAGATGCTCCGCTACCGCCGTTTCGAGCGCGGCGGGGTCCATGCGATAGTCGGCGTCCACCGCCACCGGGATCACCGCCTCGGCGCCGACGCCGAGGATCATGGCCGCCTTGCGGATCGATGCGTGGGCCTGGGCCGACGCGAAGATCGCCGGGCGCCGGTTGCGATCCAGCGCCGCCCACGCGGCATCGCCGAGAGCGCGATTGCGGGCCACCGCCAAGGCCTGCAAGTTGGCCAGGCTGCCGCCGCTGGTCAGCACCCCGCCGGCACCGGGACCGAACCCGAATTGACGCGCGAACGCATCGACGACCGCCAGCTCCAGACGAGACAGCAGGGGCGACATTTCGAGGCTCAGCATGTTGTTGTTGAGCTCGGCCGAGAGCAGTTCGCCGAGTACGGATATCGTCGCCGGGATCGAATCCATGTGG is a window of Alphaproteobacteria bacterium DNA encoding:
- a CDS encoding aminotransferase, with the translated sequence MAAMINSALDRVASPPIAEAESWLQGAAPATNAAPLDLAQAVPNYDPAPELLDYLAGAVREPGTAFYTPILGLDALRESLAASLSGEYGAPISAAETTITTGCNHAFCMATLAVAGAGDEVILPEPFYFNHDMWFDMQGIATVPLPCRPGTEGMVPDPEEAAALITPRTRAIVLITPNNPTGTIYSNARLKAFYDLAANHGLALVIDETYKDFRPADGGDEPQPPHTLFQEEGWRDTLIQLYSFSKAFSLTGYRVGSLVTGERIMAAVAKIADTITICPPHIGQLAALYGLEHLTAWREEKRARVLGLIDALDDAFQRHRPPYDLVSRGAFFAYLRHPFAGTSSIDVAKRLAADQRLLVLPGEFFGESQSEYLRVAFANADTGQLDELASRLARLG
- a CDS encoding haloacid dehalogenase-like hydrolase encodes the protein MFPHLHRIPAVMLALATYLALATLALAQSDPLPSWNDGAAKRAIIEFVRTTTDESSTDFVPAAERVAAFDQDGTLWVSHPMYAGLMFSADRVPAVVKEKPELAEIEPFKSVLADTAAAVAKLPMHDFMTTLDATTTGMSVEVFNAEVQQWLATARHPRWRRPYTDLTYLPMQELLAYLRAAGFKTYIVTGGGQDFVRVYAERVYGVPPEQVVGTAQRTSYTYDKHGKPVLIREPKTYIHVNDAGKAEGIHLMIGRRPHAAFGNSTGDREMLEYTNAGDGARLAMLVLHDDAEREYAYGPAQSLPDTRVGRFTQALYDEAMMQGWVVISMKNDWKRIFAFED
- a CDS encoding alpha/beta fold hydrolase, producing the protein MPDSPALDGPGFGPASGGAPRQLVVLLHGWGADGNDLIGLAPPMSRFLPDAEFLSPNGPEPCDANPMGRQWFPLSDMSPDEMLRGAKGVAPAIDAYLDAALAERNLGDDRLALIGFSQGTMMALYVALRRPRGCAAVVGYSGLLIGGETLTVEARSKPPVLLVHGEDDPVVPVAALPATVDGLSAAGVAVEWHRRPRVQHGIDEFGLVAGAEFIATAFRESDP
- a CDS encoding DUF427 domain-containing protein; amino-acid sequence: MDGTAPGYAKHPGYRIAFEPSAKRVRVEFGGEIVADTTAVRLLHETKHLPVYYFPRDDVRMDLLSATDHRSYCPFKGEASYWTVGAGGRTAENAVWSYEDPYDEVAEIAGYMAFYWDRMDAWYEEDEKVFVHARDPYTRIDIVRSARPVQVVVDGEVLAETERALFLVETGLPARYYIPRDDVRLDRLSPSDRTTQCPYKGTAIYWSVDNGNQAHADIVWSYPDPVAEVARIKDHLCFFNERVDAISIDGLAEANPKTKWS
- a CDS encoding DNA-3-methyladenine glycosylase 2 family protein, with the translated sequence MTKTSLARGLDELAARDPDIARALTAAGRPALRRAEMGFPALLRTIVGQQVSTHAARAIWGRVEGGCQPMSAEKFARLRTTTLRKMGLSRQKIEYSRALARHVASGALDLDGLAQLEEEEAIDRLIEVKGIGRWSAEIYLLFALGRADVWPIDDLALAKAVIHMKGLKGTPKRAKLVAVAEPWRPWRGAAAHLMWHYYHHLNDREGGAI
- a CDS encoding tRNA glutamyl-Q(34) synthetase GluQRS, coding for MICTRFAPSPTGHLHLGHAYSALFAWRAARESGGRFLLRIEDIDRGRCRTEFDDAIVEDLAWLGLDWDGPVRRQSAHFTDYRAALDALITAGLLYPCFCTRKDIQREIATIGAAPHGPDGPTYPGTCRELAPDERAARMETGAAYALRLDMAAAAAAAGPLTWTDREAGEVTAKPGAFGDVVLARKDTPTSYHLSVTVDDAVQNVTLVTRGCDLMPSTHIHRLLQALLGLPTPDYHHHPLITDAEGRRFAKRDRPPTLRDLRENGVTADEAAAIAADGQIAAYSFSIQP
- a CDS encoding DUF4743 domain-containing protein; protein product: MSFLDRIAACNNADLSRYRRFFVDGHGVGWVGETMAERLRELPEVFTVLVDSVTLNPDIRGFEERSETVEKVLRILAEDGTVTTWRDEAYPVSLSFTAPPLLRMERAAVPLFGVRAYGVHVNGFVRDGGEIRMWVGRRSPDKPTYPGMLDNMIAGGQPLGIGLMDNLVKEAAEEAAVPEAIARTARAVGAITYCAETEEGLKPDVQFCYDLELPPDFTPRNTDGEIAEFYLWPADEVLRVVAETSDFKFNCNLVIIDFAVRHGLIPPDHPDYLEIVRGLRQ
- a CDS encoding cupin domain-containing protein; the encoded protein is MNDIGSRPWDGQYEIKNTTIIAETMDLRALHVTLAAGDVIPWHFHSQVTENFTCAKGALVVESRAPREEHRLQPGERLTLEPKTAHRVSNGGDSDCCFVLVQGIGAYDYTPVGG
- the recQ gene encoding DNA helicase RecQ; the protein is MRNAPEQLLKSIFGFPVFRPGQREIVKRLLAGAHTLVVMPTGAGKSLCYQLSALLNDRPTIVVSPLVALMDDQAAALKANGIDVGCIHSGRSRAENVEDWRRVQAGAAKLLYMSPERLMTDRMLAALDAVDPAMFVVDEAHCISKWGASFRPEYETLSELKDRFPTATLAAFTATADSATRQDINKKIFGGRGEIIVFGFDRPNLRLGVAPKTDWRRQLFNFLEPRRNGAGIVYCLSRRLTEEVAALLAKEGYRALPYHAGLPAGARRENQEIFMAEEGVIMVATIAFGMGIDKSDIRHVLHLNLPGSMEAYYQEIGRAGRDGKAAEVQMLYALDDIRMRRRFIDQEASDEDHKRREHKRLDSLLAYCEATQCRRVALLAYFGEASSPCANCDVCLDPPTVIDGTTEARMLLSAIARTGQRFGAAHIIDVLVGSTSEKIHARGHDQLPNFGAGQSHPKSFWRAFIRQAVAGGYLSIDIERFGGLKLSQKGEAVLKGIDHFYFREIPKPTASAKTSKRAHLSLQSVDDIDTELLTRLKALRREFALERGVPAFVIFSDATLHDMCRLRPATLEQMIQVGGVGPKKLKDFGKSFLDAINADNSA
- a CDS encoding alpha/beta hydrolase produces the protein MPTTLVRGRRVAYLDSGDGEPVLLLHSSSSSGAQWSLLVEELRARGYRALAPDLLGYGDSEPWPAGAALDAEDEFALVRALADIAGAPIHLVGHSYGAAISLRMAMADALPLRSLVLYEPVLFSILELAGETALHDEIRRIGDNFIAAVARGDPAPGVGGYVDYWNGDGAWAALPDNVRARVLQSADKVAAEWAIGFAVDFSLADMAAIAVPTLVARGGATNATTARIAELVAATIDAAHLATIEGARHMGPITHGEAVNREILLHLENVAR